In Cololabis saira isolate AMF1-May2022 chromosome 4, fColSai1.1, whole genome shotgun sequence, one DNA window encodes the following:
- the brwd1 gene encoding bromodomain and WD repeat-containing protein 3 isoform X3 produces MANNRDISLLETELYYVVSRFLTTGPCRRAAEVLASELEQYQLLPSRLDWLGNEHPRTYEDVVAANRHIAPNHLLQICKQIGPLLDKEVPSCVPGVHSLLGSGKQSMLRKAKDCDSARFQASSYAALHRGRPPERPLNCKKTSHLVKVLRGRELTGEQRFSSISPVSNYERMRLHRRILGHLSAVYCIAFDRTGLRIFTGSDDCLVKIWSSFDGRLHSTLRGHSAEITDLAVNYENTLIAAGSCDKTIRVWCLRTCAPVAVLQGHSGSITSLQFSPFAKGSKRYMLSTGTDATVCFWQWDVNNINFSDRPHKFTERPRPGVQTVCSSFSPGGMFLATGSTDDVIRIYYVGSGSPEKISELHEHTDKVDSIQFCHSSERFVSGSRDGTARIWKLHQRQQWRCILLNMSANLPGAEPVNEEESYFKPKVTMVAWDRHDNTVITAVNNHLLKVWNSYTGQLLHILKGHEAEVFVLEPHPSDPRIILSAGHDGNVFIWDLLRGTNTQHYFNMIEGQGHGAVFDCKFTPDGQRFACTDSHGHLLIFGFGSSKPYEKLPDQVFFHTDYRPLIRDANGFVLDEQTQQAPHLMPPPFLVDVDGNPHPPRYQRLVPGRENIAAEHLVPQLGYVATSDGEVVEQVISQQTAEHEQVAIRRSSLLDEAIRQLQERQNRHNPPGAGAAPEGQPDAQGPVSAPAPSTPRRVSVNDRADVQSPPNVGLRRSGQVEGVRQMHQNAPRSQMATERDLQAWRRRVVVPELAPSSYRNQEGVRTTRGDDEMLLYNAKKRRIIYSCRDDSDDEPTTAKRAHGHRPSQGLIETSCEEGEETASSDVHSEDNELDGSELDSSNDEEWNSDSSSHTSSEYSDWTADAGINLQPSTPLSSRKRARLRLSSSEEEEEENEEEEEKQQSDEEEKPAKKSKEKAKKAKTKSPRRPKARPSINREVSNEFRPPQWITDVIPRKSPFVPQMGDEVIYFRQGHEAYVEAVSRSDLYPINLEKQPWSKMQLRDQEYVKITGIKYEVCPPTLCCLKLTLIDHGTGKITDKSFTIKYHDMPDVIDFLVLKQSYDEALRRKWRPNDRFRSVIDDAWWFGTFICQEPYQPEYSDSLFQCFKVRWDNGETEKLSPWDVEPIQDEAAQEPEMEGGGVPVTADEMKELMYKPLPGEWGERSRDEECERIVAGINQLIAVEISAPFSGPVDLVQYPTYCTVIAYPTDLDTLRLRLINRFYRRLSALIWDARYIAHNARTFNEPRSKIAHSAKMITNILQKFVNNPSCTDIMEIYSAVEEMDDDDEEEDAEAPGTSSGHRLRQRSVEVPPDRDSWKEQCKNLMNYVFDCEDSEPFRQPVDLQNYPDYHDIIHTPMDFSTIKRMLEEDRYDNPTELCKDTRLIFANARAYTPNKRSKIYSMTLRLSAFFEEQIRTIISEYKTAVKSSDRLRRSQRFRKKMQQQQEQSATTRSAGQKRDAAKTQEKSESTSVTKSTSAKSSVPERTMRSRGRNSTGRSSAGRSSTGRSSAGRSSAGSSSDDDSVSKAASSTPESESESEPSDSDDEERPRPSSSKHHKQKRKARVTRSKRSKQNNKAGSSDSEEDEEEELASEGEEGEDERASSRSSDRRYPSRSSRLTRNRAAGKRNGAEGRAEMNGHSSRSSHRERRHLQDSDRTTSQGSDREEKVEIRRFLKRKTARAAVKMMKLLEVSDEDYEEEEEEEKPTRSSTRLRHKTGVSKRAAVIQSSSDSDEESSVRASQNTNESGSESKDEEDGNDSDTSSARIKQNGDAKQRTPRQAAKTKGNDACSHVNGHGRRTNSEREETVEDSSGEAEEERAPPPRKPSRSTAAALARKSRISSEEEEDTEPQATQHKPRASSDEEDKGDLSHKYPHQNGVSEEESIRRDSKKNKVSKSKSQDKQKSASTNKLDGAESDDSPKRSSPRKKKVKKDKVESRRSSDDSDFVTKRPTRQKSKRPHGSTSASESSEQEYKPEKKSRRKRSTGSSDEESESSDRTLNRRLRLRPLAKKKYVSDNSEEESVPADKSRLRNGNKRAAELGVSSRTSPTETRNPLSSKRKRIYTSESEDGEKEPVSSNNRNSRSGSSKRSKRESKAGESRKRDTSSQSDSSQEEEDVSPSRRRKNPRQSEPKRKESYSSRNSSESESEQSSSASDNSCVSSGPHSSPKRRGGTGGRTFSRRPRRRRRQGATSEEEDSDELYSKSPRVNTRNRGKRTVNYHDSE; encoded by the exons ATGGCCAATAATCGGGACATTTCGCTCCTTGAGACGG AGCTTTATTACGTGGTTTCTCGGTTCCTCACCACGGGTCCGTGCCGGAGAGCGGCGGAG GTCCTGGCCAGTGAACTAGAGCAGTACCAG CTCTTGCCCAGCAGATTGGACTGGCTTGGAAACGAGCACCCGAGAACATATGAAGACGTG GTTGCAGCAAACAGACATATTGCACCTAACCATTTGCTGCAGATATGTAAGCAAATTGGACCACTCCTTGACAAAGAGGTGCCATCATGTGTCCCAGGTGTACACTCTCTGCTGGGGTCTGGCAAGCAGTCAATGCTGAGGAAGGCAAAAG ACTGCGACAGTGCGCGGTTTCAAGCTTCATCATATGCAGCCCTTCACCGGGGCCGACCACCAGAGAGGCCTTTGAATTGCAAGAAAACATCACACCTAG TGAAGGTGCTTCGGGGGAGAGAGCTAACAGGGGAGCAGCGCTTCAGCTCCATCAGTCCTGTCAGCAACTATGAGCGCATGCGTCTGCATAGGCGGATCCTGGGGCATCTGTCTGCAGTGTACTGTATCGCCTTTGATCGCACTGGTCTCAGGATCTTTACA ggcTCAGATGACTGTTTGGTGAAGATTTGGTCTTCGTTTGATGGAAGACTTCATTCCACGTTGCGAGGACACTCTGCAGAGATCACAGATTTGGCTGTGAACTATGAGAACACACTAATTGCTGCAGGAAGCTGTGACAAGACCATTCGTGTGTGGTGCCTTCGTACCTGTGCTCCCGTGGCTGTGCTGCAGGGGCACAGTGGATCTATTACCTCCCTTCAG ttttcGCCTTTTGCCAAGGGCTCCAAACGATATATGCTTTCCACTGGAACTGATGCTACTGTCTGCTTCTGGCAGTGGGATGTCAACAACATCAACTTTAG CGATAGGCCACACAAGTTTACAGAGCGACCGAGGCCTGGAGTTCAGACTGTGTGTTCATCATTCAGTCCAG GTGGGATGTTCTTAGCAACAGGAAGTACCGATGATGTCATTAGAATATATTACGTAGGAAGCGGGAGTCCAGAGAAGATATCAGAGCTCCATGAGCACACG GACAAAGTTGACAGCATCCAGTTTTGCCACTCAAGTGAAAG GTTTGTGAGTGGAAGTCGAGATGGAACAGCCCGAATCTGGAAGCTCCACCAGCGGCAGCAGTGGAGGTGCATCCTCCTCAACATGTCGGCTAATCTTCCAGG tGCTGAACCAGTAAATGAAGAAGAAAGCTACTTCAAACCCAAAGTCACCATGGTAGCGTGGGATCGTCATGACAATACAGTCATCACGGCTGTTAACAACCATCTCCTTAAAGTGTGGAACTCCTACACAGGGCAGCTGCTACATATCCTTAAA GGGCATGAGGCTGAGGTGTTTGTCCTTGAACCTCACCCTTCTGATCCCAGGATCATCCTGTCTGCCGGCCATGATGGGAATGTCTTCATCTGGGACCTTTTGCGAGGAACAAACACGCAGCACTACTTCAACATG ATTGAAGGTCAGGGTCATGGAGCTGTTTTTGACTGCAAATTCACTCCTGATGGCCAGCGCTTTGCCTGCACAGACTCTCACGGCCATCTGCTCATCTTCGGCTTTGGCAGTTCCAAGCCCTACGAAAAG CTTCCAGACCAGGTGTTCTTCCATACGGACTACAGGCCGCTAATCCGGGATGCTAATGGATTCGTGTTGGATGAGCAGACGCAGCAGGCACCCCATCTCATGCCCCCGCCGTTCCTGGTGGACGTGGATGGAAATCCCCATCCGCCAAG GTACCAGCGTCTTGTTCCTGGGCGGGAGAACATTGCTGCTGAGCATCTGGTTCCTCAGCTGGGATATGTAGCCACCA GTGATGGTGAAGTGGTGGAGCAGGTGATCAGCCAGCAGACCGCAGAGCATGAGCAGGTGGCAATAAGACGCAGCAGCCTTCTGGACGAAGCCATCCGGCAGCTTCAAGAGCGGCAGAACCGGCACAACCCGCCTGGGGCGGGGGCGGCTCCAGAGGGCCAGCCTGACGCTCAAGGGCCAGTGTCGGCACCGGCACCGAGCACACCACGCAGGG TGTCTGTGAATGACCGAGCAGATGTGCAATCACCACCTAATGTGGGTCTGCGCCGCAGCGGACAAGTGGAGGGTGTAAGGCAGATGCACCAGAACGCTCCTCGCAGCCAGATGGCCACTGAGAGAGACCTGCAGGCTTGGAGGCGGAGGGTGGTCGTACCTGAGCTGGCACCCAGCAGCTATAG gAACCAGGAGGGTGTGCGAACAACCAGAGGGGATGATGAGATGCTTCTGTACAACGCAAAGAAAAGACGCATCATCTATAGCTGTCGG GATGATTCAGATGACGAGCCCACCACTGCCAAGCGAGCCCATGGCCACAGACCTTCGCAGGGCTTGATTGAGACATCGtgtgaggagggggaggagactGCCAGCTCAGATGTGCACTCAGAG gACAATGAACTGGATGGAAGTGAACTGGATTCCTCCAATGATGAGGAGTGGAATAGTGACAGCTCAAG CCATACATCCAGCGAGTACTCGGACTGGACAGCAGATGCCGGTATAAACCTGCAGCCCTCCACCCCCTTGTCGTCACGGAAACGAGCGAGGCTCAGGCTCAGCAGTtctgaagaggaggaagaagagaatgaggaagaggaggagaagcagCAAAGCGACGAGGAGGAGAAACCTGCAAAGAAGAGCAAGGAGAAGGCAAAAAAAGCAAAGACCAAGTCACCCAGG CGTCCAAAGGCCAGACCATCTATTAACAGAGAAGTGTCAAATGAGTTCAGGCCACCACAATGGATCACTGATGTCATTCCCAGAAAGTCTCCTTTTGTTCCCCAAATGGGGGATGAG GTAATATACTTCCGGCAGGGACACGAGGCCTATGTTGAGGCCGTGAGCCGCAGTGATCTCTACCCCATCAACTTGGAAAAACAACCCTGGAGCAAAATGCAACTGCGG GACCAAGAATATGTGAAGATCACTGGGATCAAATATGAAGTCTGTCCTCCGACGCTGTGTTGTCTGAAGCTGACTCTTATTGATCACGGCACCGGCAAAATCACAGACAAGTCGTTCACTATCAA ATATCATGACATGCCAGATGTGATTGATTTCCTGGTGTTGAAGCAAAGTTATGATGAAGCTCTGCGTAGAAAATGGCGACCAA ATGACAGGTTTCGCTCGGTGATAGATGACGCCTGGTGGTTTGGGACCTTCATCTGTCAGGAGCCCTACCAGCCAGAATACTCCGACAGCCTTTTCCAATGCTTCAAAGTCAG GTGGGACAATGGTGAGACGGAGAAACTGAGTCCTTGGGACGTGGAACCCATTCAGGATGAGG CAGCCCAGGAGCCGGAGATGGAGGGAGGCGGCGTCCCTGTTACAGCGGATGAGATGAAGGAGCTGATGTACAAGCCTTTGCCAGGGGAGTGGGGTGAGAGGAGCAGGGACGAGGAATGTGAGCGCATCGTTGCTGGCATTAATCAGCTCATCGCTGTTG AGATCTCCGCTCCTTTCTCTGGTCCTGTGGACTTGGTCCAGTATCCCACCTATTGCACCGTGATTGCATATCCTACAGATCTGGACACGCTTCGACTGCGACTCATAAACCGGTTCTACAG ACGTCTTTCAGCATTAATTTGGGATGCCAGGTATATTGCACATAATGCCCGCACTTTCAACGAACCAAGGAGCAAAATCGCCCactctgcaaaaatgatcacaaaTATCCTCCAGAAGTTTGTCAA TAATCCAAGCTGCACAGATATCATGGAAATTTACTCCGCTGTGGAGGAAATGGATGATGACGATGAG GAGGAAGACGCAGAAGCACCGGGTACATCTTCTGGGCACAGGCTGCGTCAG CGCTCTGTAGAGGTGCCACCGGACAGAGATTCCTGGAAGGAACAATGCAAAAACTTAATGAACTACGTATTTGACTGTGAGGACTCTGAACCTTTCAGGCAGCCGGTGGATCTTCAGAACTACCCG GACTACCATGACATCATCCACACGCCAATGGACTTTAGCACAATAAAGAGAATGCTGGAAGAAGATCGCTACGACAACCCCACAGAGCTGTGCAAAGACACGCGCTTAATATTTGCCAATGCTAGAGCGTACACACCCAACAAACGCTCCAAG ATTTACAGTATGACGTTGCGCCTCTCTGCCTTCTTTGAGGAACAGATCAGAACAATCATATCAGAGTACAAAACTGCTGTAAAGAGCAGCGACAGGCTCCGCCGCAGTCAGAGATTCCGCAAgaaaatgcagcagcagcaggagcagtcTGCCACCACTAGATCAGCGGG TCAAAAGAGGGATGCTGCCAAAACTCAGGAAAAATCAGAGTCGACATCAGTAACCAAATCTACCTCAGCAAAATCGTCTGTTCCTGAGAGGACCATGCGGAGTCGAGGACGAAACTCGACGGGCAGAAGCTCGGCGGGCAGAAGCTCGACGGGCAGGAGCTCGGCAGGCAGAAGCTCGGCAGGCAGCTCCTCAGACGACGACTCCGTCTCCAAAGCTGCCTCATCAACACCAG agTCTGAAAGTGAGAGCGAGCCAAGTGACTCTGACGACGAGGAACGGCCACGGCCAAGTTCCTCAAAGCATCATAAACAGAAACGGAAAGCAAGAGTTACAAGAAGCAAACGCTCCAAGCAGAATAATAAAG CTGGCAGTAGTGACagtgaagaagatgaagaggaagaaCTTGCGAGCGAAGGCGAAGAGGGAGAAGATGAACGGGCGTCCTCTCGGTCTTCAGATCGTCGCTATCCCAGCAGGAGCAGCCGGCTAACTAGAAACAGGGCTGCCGGAAAGAGAAACGGAGCAG AGGGCAGAGCAGAAATGAACGGCCACAGTAGCAGGTCATCTCACAGGGAGAGGCGTCACCTCCAGGACTCCGACAGAACCACGTCTCAGGGTTCTGACAGGGAAGAAAAGGTTGAAATCCGCAGATTCCTTAAGAGGAAGACTGCAAGAGCCGCCGTTAAGATGATGAAGCTCCTTGAAGTATCAGATGAAGACtatgaagaggaagaggaggaggagaaaccaACAAGGAGCAGCACCCGGCTTCGCCACAAGACTGGTGTCAGCAAACGGGCTGCAGTGATCCAGAGCAGCTCCGATTCAGATGAAGAGTCATCTGTGAGAG CTTCCCAGAATACAAATGAGTCAGGTAGTGAATCCAAGGATGAAGAAGATGGAAATGACAGCGACACTTCCTCAGCCCGGATCAAGCAGAACGGAGACGCCAAACAAAGGACGCCGAGACAAGCTGCAAAGACCAAGGGAAATG ATGCTTGCTCTCATGTGAATGGGCACGGTAGGAGAACCAACTCCGAGCGGGAGGAAACTGTGGAAGACAGCTCTGGGGAAGCTGAAGAGGAGCGGGCGCCACCGCCCCGGAAACCCTCTAGAAGCACAGCCGCCGCTTTGGCAAGGAAAAGCCGGATTTCaagtgaggaggaagaggacacCGAACCCCAAGCCACGCAACACAAACCTCGTGCTAGCTCAGACGAAGAGGACAAAGGGGATCTTTCCCACAAGTACCCTCACCAAAACGGAGTAAGTGAGGAGGAATCAATACGCAGGGACTCCAAGAAAAACAAAGTTTCTAAATCAAAAAGCCAAGACAAACAAAAATCTGCCTCAACGAATAAACTGGATGGTGCAGAATCAGATGATTCTCCAAAGAGATCCAGCCCACgcaagaaaaaagtgaaaaaagataAAGTGGAAAGCAGGCGTTCCAGTGATGACTCCGACTTTGTAACAAAGAGACCAACAAGACAAAAAAGCAAAAGGCCTCATGGCAGCACCTCAGCTTCAGAGAGTTCTGAGCAAGAGTACAAACCCGAGAAGAAGTCCAGGAGGAAGCGCTCCACGGGCTCATCGGACGAAGAGTCGGAAAGCTCCGATCGCACGTTAAACCGACGGCTGAGGCTCCGACCGCTAGCGAAAAAGAAATATGTCAGCGATAACTCTGAGGAAGAGTCTGTCCCAGCAGATAAGAGCAGGCTGAGGAATGGTAATAAAAGAGCCGCAGAGTTGGGAGTATCCAGCAGAACATCTCCTACTGAAACCAGGAATCCGCTTTCTTCCAAGAGAAAACGTATTTACACCTCAGAATCTGAGGACGGGGAAAAGGAGCCGGTATCCAGTAACAACAGGAACAGCAGGTCGGGCTCCTCCAAGCGCTCCAAAAGGGAATCCAAAGCTGGTGAAAGCAGAAAGAGGGACACCTCCAGCCAATCTGATTccagtcaggaggaggaagacgTCAGCCCCTCGAGGAGGAGAAAAAACCCAAGGCAGTCAGAACCTAAGCGAAAGGAaagctacagcagcagaaacagTTCAGAATCAGAGAGCGAGCAGTCGTCTTCAGCCTCTGACAACTCATGTGTGAGCTCAGGGCCCCACAGCAGTCCAAAGAGGAGGGGGGGAACTGGCGGAAGGACTTTCAGCCGCCGGCCGAGGCGGCGGCGCCGCCAGGGTGCTACCTCGGAGGAGGAAGACAGCGACGAGTTGTACAGCAAATCTCCGCGCGTGAACACCCGGAACCGGGGGAAGCGGACGGTAAATTATCACGACAGTGAATGA